A part of Melittangium boletus DSM 14713 genomic DNA contains:
- a CDS encoding tryptophan 2,3-dioxygenase → MLILMNKRELEPGIFTDLAGRTTYGEYLQLDRLLSAQVPRSQPPHHDELLFIIQHQTSELWMKLLVHELTAVIRYIQKDELEPSFKIFSRVGHIQRMLFEQWSVLETLTPNEYLEFRGALGQASGFQSHQYRALEFLLGHKNEATLAPFRHLSNEYAQLERLSASPSVYDEFLRHLSRKGHAVPGDRIERDWRQPYEKSDAVVEVFRLIYQDPERHWDAYEMCEKLVDVEERFQLWRYRHMMTVMRVIGFKSGTGGSSGVGFLRKALDLRFFPELWDVRTELTPPTGR, encoded by the coding sequence ATGCTCATCCTCATGAACAAGCGTGAGCTGGAGCCTGGAATCTTCACCGACCTGGCGGGTCGGACGACGTATGGCGAGTACTTGCAGCTGGATCGATTGCTCTCCGCGCAGGTCCCTCGCTCGCAGCCTCCCCACCACGACGAGCTGCTGTTCATCATCCAGCACCAGACGAGCGAGCTATGGATGAAGCTGCTCGTGCACGAGCTGACGGCCGTCATCCGCTACATCCAGAAGGACGAGCTCGAGCCGTCCTTCAAGATCTTCTCCCGGGTGGGACACATCCAACGGATGCTCTTCGAGCAGTGGAGTGTCCTGGAAACCCTCACCCCCAACGAGTACCTGGAGTTCCGCGGCGCGCTCGGGCAGGCCTCGGGCTTCCAGAGCCATCAATACCGAGCCCTGGAGTTCCTGCTCGGCCACAAGAATGAAGCAACGCTCGCTCCCTTCCGCCATTTGTCCAACGAGTACGCTCAATTAGAGCGGCTGTCGGCTTCACCCAGTGTCTATGACGAGTTCCTGCGGCACCTGTCGCGCAAGGGCCATGCGGTCCCCGGGGATCGCATCGAGCGGGATTGGCGTCAGCCCTATGAGAAGAGCGACGCGGTGGTGGAGGTCTTCCGCCTCATCTACCAGGACCCCGAGCGGCATTGGGACGCCTACGAGATGTGCGAGAAGCTGGTGGACGTGGAGGAGCGTTTCCAGTTGTGGCGCTACCGCCACATGATGACCGTGATGCGTGTCATCGGTTTCAAGTCCGGGACGGGCGGCTCCTCGGGAGTGGGCTTCCTGCGCAAGGCGTTGGACCTGCGCTTCTTCCCGGAGCTGTGGGATGTGCGTACGGAACTCACGCCGCCCACGGGCCGCTAG
- a CDS encoding cell wall protein produces MSVDKAFREMVRNEIEAQLKPLRDLVSRLEAGTSDLDSLRSVAEQLAPLASAVGPLFGVASGGGRASAPAAGRRSPGRPPKSAAAPAASSSSAGGKRRGRKPADEGGARDCAIQGCGKPSRTKGYCAAHYQKLRMLEKTNRRPSEWKDYAAPNSVEDIKLPRGRAAAKALAEAQKNAG; encoded by the coding sequence ATGTCGGTCGACAAGGCTTTCCGAGAGATGGTTCGTAACGAGATCGAGGCGCAGCTCAAGCCGCTGCGCGACCTGGTCTCCCGGCTGGAGGCGGGCACGTCTGACCTCGACAGCCTGCGCAGCGTGGCCGAGCAGCTCGCGCCCCTGGCCAGCGCCGTGGGTCCCCTGTTTGGTGTCGCCAGTGGCGGCGGCCGCGCGTCCGCTCCGGCGGCGGGCCGCCGCAGCCCGGGCCGTCCTCCCAAGAGCGCCGCGGCTCCCGCCGCTTCCAGCTCGAGCGCCGGTGGCAAGCGCCGCGGCCGCAAGCCGGCGGACGAGGGTGGCGCGCGGGATTGCGCCATCCAGGGTTGTGGCAAGCCCAGCCGCACCAAGGGCTACTGCGCCGCGCACTACCAGAAGCTGCGCATGCTCGAGAAGACCAACCGCCGCCCCTCCGAGTGGAAGGACTACGCGGCTCCCAACAGCGTGGAAGACATCAAGCTGCCGCGCGGCCGCGCCGCCGCCAAGGCCCTCGCCGAGGCCCAGAAGAACGCGGGGTGA
- a CDS encoding lysophospholipid acyltransferase family protein produces MRRAFFRLAETGAALSARYHRAQLLETKHLPPAGPVLLVGNHGLWGYETPAFFHLLHRATGRYPQGLAERGFFKIPLVKTLLPWLGGVEGTRDNALAALREGHLVVCYPGGAWETFKKPRHHYTLRWEGTLGFARLAARAQVPIIPFAGYGVDGTFVCPEDERWHVSLAPGEKYRVPLGLGLGPLPLPVRMTFVLGAPLLPPRADASDEQLQHFRERIASRVRHLLVRACHA; encoded by the coding sequence TTGCGCCGTGCGTTCTTCCGCCTCGCCGAGACGGGCGCCGCCCTCTCCGCGCGCTATCACCGTGCCCAGCTCCTGGAGACGAAGCACCTGCCCCCTGCCGGCCCGGTGCTCCTGGTGGGCAATCACGGCCTCTGGGGATACGAAACACCTGCCTTCTTCCATCTGTTACACCGCGCTACAGGCCGTTACCCACAGGGATTGGCCGAACGGGGCTTCTTCAAAATCCCCCTGGTGAAGACCTTGCTGCCCTGGCTGGGTGGAGTGGAGGGCACGCGGGACAACGCCCTCGCCGCCCTGAGAGAGGGCCACCTCGTCGTCTGCTATCCGGGGGGTGCCTGGGAAACCTTCAAGAAGCCCCGCCATCATTACACGCTGCGTTGGGAGGGCACGCTCGGCTTCGCGCGGCTGGCCGCCCGCGCCCAGGTGCCCATCATTCCCTTCGCGGGCTATGGCGTGGATGGCACCTTCGTCTGTCCCGAGGATGAACGCTGGCACGTTTCACTCGCACCCGGTGAGAAATACCGCGTTCCCCTCGGGCTGGGATTGGGGCCCCTTCCCCTGCCCGTGCGGATGACCTTCGTGCTCGGCGCGCCGCTGCTCCCCCCGCGCGCGGACGCCTCGGATGAGCAATTGCAACACTTCCGCGAGCGCATCGCCTCCCGGGTGCGCCACCTCCTCGTGCGAGCCTGTCATGCCTGA
- a CDS encoding alpha/beta fold hydrolase: MPEASLPPAPSSSPPAPPRLVPAPGEIQHGYELPCEERLVRGAPTRLFTFPQGSTDPTRTVVCLPGLGASGRSFAPMRPLAPDWRLLLWTPPPHTPLTHTPLQWNVASLAHPDAGLPGRFALVGSSFGSLVSLAFALEHPERLKALVLVSPVASVQRIRRGAVALSTLVRIPKPFAFLFAPTVARVMGGRYLPPEGRAEIVREARRLSPLEMLRRLKDILDADYLERLEQLRVPTLVLHGGRDKLVPLSSARDVAARIPGARLEVLREASHLPYMSHTDAFNAFVGDFLSQHDT; encoded by the coding sequence ATGCCTGAGGCCTCCCTCCCCCCCGCTCCCTCCTCGTCCCCCCCGGCGCCTCCACGCCTCGTCCCCGCGCCCGGGGAGATCCAGCACGGCTATGAATTGCCGTGCGAGGAGCGGCTCGTCCGAGGGGCTCCCACCCGGCTGTTCACCTTTCCCCAGGGGAGCACGGACCCCACTCGCACCGTCGTCTGTCTGCCAGGGCTCGGCGCCTCGGGCCGCTCCTTCGCGCCCATGCGTCCGCTCGCCCCCGACTGGCGGCTGCTCCTGTGGACGCCGCCCCCGCACACCCCGCTGACCCATACCCCGCTGCAATGGAATGTCGCGTCATTGGCGCATCCGGACGCGGGATTGCCCGGGCGCTTCGCCCTGGTGGGCTCGTCCTTTGGCAGCCTCGTCTCCCTGGCGTTCGCCCTCGAGCACCCCGAGCGGCTCAAGGCCCTGGTGCTCGTGTCTCCCGTGGCGAGCGTGCAACGCATCCGCCGGGGCGCGGTGGCCCTGTCCACCCTGGTGCGCATTCCCAAACCCTTCGCCTTCCTCTTCGCTCCCACCGTGGCGCGAGTCATGGGCGGGCGCTACCTGCCCCCCGAGGGGCGCGCGGAGATCGTCCGCGAGGCGCGCCGGCTCTCGCCCCTGGAAATGCTGCGACGGCTCAAGGACATCCTCGACGCGGACTACCTGGAGCGGCTCGAGCAACTGCGCGTGCCCACGCTCGTCCTTCACGGAGGCCGAGACAAGCTCGTGCCCCTGTCCTCCGCCCGGGACGTGGCGGCCCGCATTCCTGGCGCCCGCCTGGAAGTCCTGCGCGAGGCCAGCCACCTGCCCTACATGAGTCACACCGACGCCTTCAATGCCTTCGTCGGCGACTTCCTCTCCCAACACGACACGTGA
- a CDS encoding proline dehydrogenase family protein, producing MDPTTHLSRSALMFLSRREGLKDLATRVPALEKVARRFIAGERMEDAVAAVKELNARGMTVSFDHLNEAVRNEAETHEEVKEYLRLLMRIDQVGARGNVSLKLTQCGLLLDRELALRNARQVVAEAARRGSFVRIDMEQSPVTQATLDVVRALHREFGQAHVGAVLQSSLYRTEADARALCAEGIRIRLCKGAYLEGPEVAWPDKRDVDENFLRCMRVLLDSGLYHGIATHDERMISETLAYAQRQGLARGAFEFQMLYGIRGDLQERLVKEGHPVRVYVPYGKHWYPYFMRRLAERPANVWFVLKNFFQG from the coding sequence ATGGATCCGACCACCCACCTGTCCCGTTCCGCCCTCATGTTCCTCTCGCGCCGCGAGGGATTGAAGGACCTGGCCACCCGCGTGCCCGCCCTGGAGAAGGTGGCCCGGCGCTTCATCGCGGGCGAGCGGATGGAGGACGCCGTGGCCGCGGTGAAGGAATTGAACGCGCGCGGCATGACGGTGTCCTTCGACCATCTCAACGAGGCGGTGCGCAACGAGGCCGAGACGCACGAGGAGGTGAAGGAATACCTGCGCCTGCTCATGCGCATCGACCAGGTGGGCGCCCGGGGCAATGTGTCGCTCAAGCTCACCCAGTGCGGCCTGTTGCTCGACCGGGAGCTCGCCCTGCGCAACGCGCGTCAGGTGGTGGCCGAGGCCGCGCGCCGCGGCTCCTTCGTGCGCATCGACATGGAGCAGAGCCCTGTCACCCAGGCCACCTTGGACGTGGTCCGCGCGCTGCACCGTGAATTCGGCCAGGCCCACGTGGGCGCCGTGCTCCAGAGCAGCCTCTACCGCACCGAGGCCGATGCCCGCGCCCTGTGCGCGGAGGGCATCCGCATCCGTTTGTGCAAGGGCGCCTACCTCGAGGGGCCCGAGGTGGCCTGGCCCGACAAGCGAGACGTGGACGAGAACTTCCTGCGCTGCATGCGGGTGCTGCTCGACAGCGGGCTGTACCATGGCATCGCCACGCACGATGAGCGGATGATTTCCGAAACGCTCGCCTACGCTCAACGCCAGGGCCTCGCGCGCGGCGCCTTCGAGTTCCAGATGCTCTATGGCATCCGCGGGGACTTGCAGGAGCGGCTGGTGAAGGAGGGCCACCCGGTGCGCGTCTATGTCCCCTATGGCAAGCACTGGTACCCCTACTTCATGCGCCGGCTCGCCGAGCGCCCCGCCAATGTCTGGTTCGTCCTGAAGAACTTCTTCCAGGGCTAG
- the gor gene encoding glutathione-disulfide reductase, which produces MSDYDFDLFTLGGGSGGVAASRRAGALGARVALCEEQEVGGTCVHRGCVPKKLLVYGAHFRDEFEDAAGHGWSLEPPRLDWKKLQAAKARELERLEGVYGRLLKDSGVRVIRGRGRVLDAHTVEVGGQRYTARYLLVATGSHPFLPKVKGIEHVLTSDGALRLETIPRRLLIVGAGYIGVEFAGIFQALGSKVTMFFRGASVLRGFDDDVRATLSQEMRKRGVDLRPETVVADVEKRPDGTLSVLTAMGETLDVDAVLFATGRVPNTKGLGLEAAGVRLDERGAVCVDEHSRTNVESLYAVGDVTDRINLTPVAIAEGRAVAETLFNERDITLDHTGVASAVFSQPPVGAVGCTEREARAKHGEVDVYLSTFRPMKHVLSGRDERTMMKVIVERGSERVLGFHMVGADAPEIIQGLAVALKCGVTKKQLDATVGIHPTAAEEFVTMRDKRPEPEVESARELGHDARRSAD; this is translated from the coding sequence ATGTCCGACTACGACTTCGACTTGTTCACCCTGGGAGGCGGTTCGGGAGGGGTGGCGGCGAGCCGCCGAGCGGGAGCCCTGGGCGCGCGGGTGGCGCTGTGCGAGGAGCAGGAGGTAGGGGGCACGTGCGTGCACCGGGGCTGCGTGCCCAAGAAGCTGCTCGTCTATGGGGCGCACTTCCGGGACGAGTTCGAGGACGCGGCGGGCCATGGCTGGTCCCTCGAGCCGCCGCGCCTGGACTGGAAGAAGCTCCAGGCGGCCAAGGCGCGGGAGTTGGAGCGGTTGGAGGGCGTGTATGGCCGGCTCCTCAAGGACTCGGGCGTGCGGGTCATCCGGGGCCGGGGCCGGGTGCTGGACGCGCACACGGTGGAGGTGGGCGGCCAGCGCTACACGGCCCGGTACCTGCTGGTGGCCACGGGCTCGCATCCCTTCCTCCCGAAGGTGAAGGGCATCGAGCACGTGCTCACGTCGGATGGCGCGTTGCGCCTGGAGACCATTCCCCGGCGGTTGCTCATCGTGGGAGCGGGCTACATCGGCGTGGAGTTCGCGGGCATCTTCCAGGCGCTGGGCTCGAAGGTGACGATGTTCTTCCGGGGCGCCTCGGTGCTGCGCGGCTTCGATGACGATGTGCGCGCCACGCTCTCGCAGGAGATGCGCAAGCGGGGCGTGGACCTGCGGCCCGAGACGGTGGTGGCGGACGTGGAGAAGCGGCCGGACGGGACGCTGAGCGTGCTCACGGCCATGGGCGAGACGTTGGATGTGGACGCGGTGCTGTTCGCCACGGGGCGGGTGCCCAATACGAAGGGCTTGGGGTTGGAGGCGGCGGGCGTGCGGCTGGACGAGCGCGGCGCGGTGTGTGTGGACGAGCACTCGCGCACGAACGTGGAAAGCCTCTACGCGGTGGGGGACGTGACGGATCGCATCAACCTCACGCCCGTGGCGATCGCCGAGGGCCGGGCGGTGGCGGAAACGCTCTTCAATGAGCGGGACATCACCCTGGACCATACGGGAGTGGCCTCGGCGGTGTTCAGCCAGCCACCGGTGGGGGCGGTGGGGTGCACCGAGCGCGAGGCGCGAGCGAAGCACGGCGAGGTGGATGTGTACCTGTCCACGTTCCGTCCGATGAAGCATGTGCTGAGTGGCCGGGACGAGCGGACGATGATGAAGGTCATCGTCGAGCGGGGCAGCGAGCGGGTGCTGGGCTTTCACATGGTGGGGGCGGACGCGCCGGAGATCATCCAGGGGCTGGCGGTGGCGTTGAAGTGTGGCGTGACGAAGAAGCAATTGGACGCCACGGTGGGCATCCACCCCACGGCGGCCGAGGAGTTCGTGACGATGCGGGACAAGCGCCCGGAGCCCGAGGTGGAGTCGGCCCGGGAACTCGGCCACGACGCGCGCCGGAGCGCGGACTAG
- a CDS encoding DUF4258 domain-containing protein yields MKEPFDRNEAKKLVLKILNEGLTVFSRHAEEELAKDDLTTVDATNVLRAGKITEPAELERDTWRYRVHTERMVVVVSFVSESKLRIVTAWRKKK; encoded by the coding sequence ATGAAGGAGCCGTTCGACCGCAACGAAGCCAAGAAGCTCGTCCTGAAGATCCTCAATGAGGGACTCACGGTGTTCTCCCGGCACGCAGAGGAAGAACTCGCGAAGGATGACCTGACGACCGTCGATGCGACGAACGTGCTTCGCGCGGGGAAGATCACCGAACCAGCCGAGTTGGAACGGGACACCTGGCGCTACAGGGTCCACACCGAGCGGATGGTCGTGGTTGTCTCCTTCGTGTCCGAGTCCAAGCTGAGGATCGTCACGGCTTGGAGAAAGAAAAAATGA
- a CDS encoding type II TA system antitoxin MqsA family protein, with translation MKCDACGAPMKSGRENFLYTACGLDTVTLMNVEVRRCAECGEYEVDIPRIEELHRLIAQEVAAKAARLTPMEVRFLRKYLGFSGVDFAAVLDVTPETVSRWENGKKQMSPVSERALRLMVFVRAPLAEYPLEKLAEVAQGDAVPLRMKLRESRSQWQAEALAA, from the coding sequence ATGAAGTGCGACGCCTGTGGAGCCCCAATGAAGAGTGGACGGGAGAACTTCCTGTACACCGCCTGTGGCCTGGACACCGTCACGCTCATGAACGTGGAAGTCCGCCGCTGCGCCGAGTGCGGTGAGTACGAGGTGGACATCCCCCGCATCGAAGAACTGCACCGGCTCATCGCCCAGGAAGTCGCGGCCAAGGCGGCCCGGCTCACGCCGATGGAAGTCCGGTTCCTGCGCAAGTACCTCGGATTCTCCGGCGTGGACTTCGCCGCGGTCCTCGACGTCACTCCCGAAACCGTGTCCCGGTGGGAGAACGGCAAGAAGCAGATGAGTCCCGTCTCCGAGCGTGCGCTCAGGCTGATGGTCTTCGTCCGAGCACCCCTCGCGGAGTATCCCCTCGAGAAACTGGCGGAGGTCGCCCAGGGAGACGCCGTTCCCCTTCGCATGAAACTGCGCGAGTCACGCTCTCAGTGGCAGGCGGAAGCCCTGGCCGCGTAG
- a CDS encoding Uma2 family endonuclease: MGREKFPATYEDIEALPVGWVGELIDDALWAFPRPARWHAWAASVLGVVLGSTYGEGGGGPGGWWILDEPELHLGRQVLVPDLAGWRRERVPELLARDEPFFDVAPDWVCEVLSPSTAALDRGRKMALYHQEGVSHAWLVDPRAQALEIYRREASGWRPVGRHEGNEVIHAEPFDAEPLELGRLWVPRSSVAPGDNSHQG; encoded by the coding sequence ATGGGCAGGGAGAAGTTTCCGGCGACCTACGAGGACATCGAGGCGCTGCCGGTCGGGTGGGTGGGGGAGTTGATCGACGACGCGCTGTGGGCCTTTCCCCGGCCGGCGAGGTGGCATGCCTGGGCGGCGTCGGTGCTCGGAGTGGTGTTGGGTTCCACGTACGGCGAGGGCGGGGGAGGGCCCGGGGGGTGGTGGATCCTCGACGAGCCGGAACTGCACCTGGGCCGACAGGTGCTGGTGCCGGACCTGGCGGGCTGGCGGCGGGAGCGCGTGCCGGAACTGCTCGCGCGGGACGAGCCTTTCTTCGATGTGGCGCCCGACTGGGTGTGCGAGGTGCTTTCCCCCTCCACGGCGGCGTTGGATCGCGGGCGGAAGATGGCGCTCTATCACCAGGAGGGCGTGAGCCACGCGTGGCTGGTGGACCCAAGGGCCCAGGCCCTGGAGATCTACCGCCGGGAGGCGTCGGGCTGGCGGCCCGTGGGCCGGCATGAGGGGAACGAGGTGATCCACGCCGAGCCCTTCGACGCCGAGCCCCTGGAGCTGGGACGGCTTTGGGTGCCGCGCTCCTCGGTGGCCCCTGGTGACAACAGTCACCAGGGGTAG
- a CDS encoding OsmC family protein — MPSINAQTEQPNAFRQVLHAGQHVFHADVSAATGGGGSAPDPHDYFDASLAACKALTATWYANKMGMALERVETHVERDASGERQGKYALRVKLTFHGALSPEERRRLHDAVARCPIHKLMTSATVDIVTEPLDV, encoded by the coding sequence ATGCCGTCCATCAACGCCCAGACCGAGCAGCCCAACGCCTTCCGCCAGGTCCTCCACGCGGGCCAGCATGTCTTCCACGCGGACGTGTCCGCCGCCACGGGAGGCGGGGGCTCGGCGCCGGATCCCCACGACTACTTCGATGCCTCGCTCGCGGCGTGCAAGGCGCTGACGGCCACCTGGTACGCGAACAAGATGGGAATGGCCCTGGAGCGGGTGGAGACCCACGTCGAGCGGGATGCCTCCGGGGAGCGGCAGGGGAAGTACGCGCTTCGGGTGAAGCTCACGTTCCATGGCGCGCTGAGCCCCGAGGAGCGCCGGCGGCTCCACGACGCGGTCGCGCGCTGCCCCATCCACAAGTTGATGACCTCGGCGACGGTCGACATCGTGACCGAGCCCCTGGACGTGTGA
- a CDS encoding YigZ family protein, whose translation MGEEAKRYRVPSRVHRVEQEIQKSRFLTTAAPAPTVEEARAFIARVREEFPDATHNCWAFAVGPPGSTAQVGMSDDGEPHGTAGRPMLTALLHGGVGEVAVVVTRYFGGTLLGKGGLVRAYTACVQQVLESLPTLERVRKVRVAVELEYASVDGVRRMLAAHEAELVAETYAVTVGYQLLLPEHQLEAFHKALLDQTQGEVLFEVLDAEP comes from the coding sequence ATGGGTGAAGAAGCCAAACGCTACCGCGTCCCCTCGCGCGTCCACCGGGTGGAGCAGGAGATCCAGAAGAGCCGCTTCCTCACCACGGCCGCCCCGGCGCCCACGGTGGAGGAGGCACGCGCCTTCATCGCCCGCGTGCGCGAGGAGTTTCCCGACGCCACGCACAACTGCTGGGCCTTCGCGGTAGGTCCCCCCGGCTCCACGGCCCAGGTGGGCATGAGCGACGACGGAGAGCCGCATGGCACCGCGGGCCGGCCCATGCTCACGGCCCTGCTCCACGGCGGCGTGGGCGAGGTGGCCGTGGTCGTCACCCGCTACTTCGGCGGCACGCTGCTGGGCAAGGGCGGCCTGGTGCGCGCCTACACGGCCTGCGTCCAGCAGGTGCTCGAGTCGCTGCCCACCCTCGAGCGCGTGCGCAAGGTGCGCGTGGCCGTCGAGCTGGAGTACGCGAGCGTCGACGGCGTGCGCCGGATGCTCGCCGCCCACGAGGCGGAGCTGGTGGCGGAGACGTATGCCGTCACGGTGGGCTACCAGTTGCTCCTGCCCGAGCACCAGCTCGAGGCCTTCCACAAGGCACTGCTCGACCAGACCCAGGGCGAGGTGCTGTTCGAGGTGTTGGACGCCGAGCCCTGA
- a CDS encoding SDR family NAD(P)-dependent oxidoreductase, translated as MKRQDVKGQVAIVTGASSGVGWQSAVRLAEAGVRLCVTARTAQALERLRDEVLQRGGECLVVPGDVTVQEDVERVVRECLAHYGRVDVLVNNAGVQSYGLFDALPWEHITRVLDVNCLGFMRFARGVLPHFRRQGRGHVLNVQSMLSRGGAPLLSAYTASKHATLGWAKALRLELEGTGIEVSNILVPSVDTNMFAHAPTLLSRAPAPVPPTYDVDVVARSVVAAVRRPGRTRVPVFLQGRLILALDAVAPWVGQFLLGHFGARMQQRDEPVERREGNLFQPMTRSYGPHGPVPPTPRWKRYSATAGLAALAGGVVLGVAGLARAAR; from the coding sequence ATGAAGCGCCAGGACGTGAAGGGCCAGGTGGCGATCGTGACGGGCGCGTCGAGCGGGGTGGGTTGGCAATCCGCGGTGCGGCTGGCGGAGGCGGGGGTGAGGCTGTGCGTCACGGCGCGCACGGCCCAGGCCCTGGAGCGGCTGCGCGACGAGGTGCTTCAGCGAGGGGGCGAGTGCCTGGTGGTGCCCGGGGACGTGACGGTCCAGGAGGACGTGGAGCGGGTGGTGCGCGAGTGCCTGGCGCACTACGGCCGGGTGGATGTGCTGGTGAACAACGCGGGGGTGCAGTCCTACGGCCTGTTCGACGCACTGCCCTGGGAGCACATCACGCGCGTCCTCGACGTCAACTGCCTGGGCTTCATGCGCTTCGCGCGCGGGGTGTTGCCCCACTTCCGGAGGCAGGGCCGGGGCCATGTGCTCAACGTCCAGTCCATGCTGTCCAGAGGGGGGGCGCCGCTGTTGTCCGCGTACACCGCGAGCAAGCACGCCACGCTCGGCTGGGCGAAGGCGCTGCGGTTGGAGCTCGAGGGCACGGGCATCGAGGTGTCCAACATCCTGGTGCCCTCGGTGGACACGAACATGTTCGCCCACGCGCCCACGTTGTTGTCCCGGGCGCCCGCTCCGGTGCCGCCCACGTATGACGTGGACGTGGTGGCGCGCTCGGTCGTCGCCGCCGTGAGGCGTCCGGGCAGGACGCGCGTGCCGGTGTTCCTCCAGGGCCGGCTCATCCTCGCCCTGGACGCCGTCGCTCCGTGGGTGGGCCAGTTCCTGCTGGGCCACTTCGGCGCGCGCATGCAACAGCGCGATGAGCCCGTGGAGCGGCGCGAGGGCAACCTCTTCCAACCGATGACGCGCAGCTACGGCCCCCATGGCCCCGTGCCTCCGACGCCCCGGTGGAAGCGCTACTCGGCGACGGCGGGACTCGCCGCGCTGGCCGGGGGGGTGGTGCTGGGCGTGGCGGGACTCGCGCGCGCGGCGCGGTGA
- a CDS encoding phytoene desaturase family protein, giving the protein MTAVLDAVVVGAGPNGLAAAVTLARAGRSVRVLEAAPTPGGGARSAALTLPGFVHDVCSAIHPLAIASPFFRQLPLADHGLEWVHPDAPLAHPLEDGTAAVLERDLEATARSLGPDARRYVRWMRPMVRSFDDVMAQLGDPFHFPRRPLRLARFGLRALRSAHAQARSAFRGPLARALFAGGAAHSFSALERPLTSAFGILLLASGHAVGWPFPRGGTQKLVDALVSYLGALGGEVVTGQRVDSVDELPRARAVLLDVSPAQLVKLAGHRLPPRYVEKLQRYRRGPGVFKVDWALSGPIPWRAPGCARAGTVHLGGTLEELAASEAAVARGEVPERPYVLVAQHTPFDPSRAPPGQHTGWAYCHVPNGCTEDMTSRIEAQLERFAPGFGARVLARHTRSPAQYEAYNPNFLGGDISGGAMEGLQLLARPVASLVPYATPDPRLYLCSASTPPGAGVHGLCGFLAARALLASEVWRKG; this is encoded by the coding sequence ATGACGGCGGTGCTCGACGCGGTGGTGGTGGGCGCGGGGCCCAATGGGCTCGCCGCCGCGGTGACGTTGGCCCGCGCGGGCCGCTCGGTGCGCGTGCTGGAGGCGGCCCCCACTCCCGGCGGCGGCGCCCGCTCGGCCGCGCTCACCCTGCCCGGCTTCGTCCACGACGTCTGCTCCGCCATCCACCCGCTCGCCATCGCCTCGCCCTTCTTCCGCCAGCTCCCCCTCGCCGACCATGGACTCGAATGGGTGCACCCGGACGCGCCCCTCGCCCACCCCCTGGAGGATGGCACCGCCGCCGTGCTCGAGCGCGACCTGGAGGCCACCGCCCGGAGCCTCGGCCCGGATGCCCGGCGCTACGTGCGCTGGATGCGCCCCATGGTGCGCTCCTTCGACGACGTGATGGCCCAACTTGGCGACCCCTTCCACTTCCCCCGCCGGCCCCTGCGGCTCGCCCGCTTCGGCCTGCGCGCCCTGCGCTCCGCCCACGCCCAGGCCCGGAGCGCCTTCCGAGGCCCCCTCGCGCGCGCCCTCTTCGCCGGCGGTGCCGCGCACTCCTTCTCCGCGCTCGAGCGCCCCCTCACCTCCGCCTTCGGCATCCTCCTGCTCGCCTCCGGCCACGCCGTGGGCTGGCCCTTTCCGCGCGGCGGCACGCAGAAGCTCGTGGACGCGCTCGTGAGCTACCTCGGCGCGCTCGGCGGCGAGGTGGTGACGGGCCAGCGCGTGGACTCCGTGGACGAGCTGCCCCGGGCGCGCGCCGTGCTGCTCGACGTGTCCCCCGCGCAGCTCGTGAAGCTCGCGGGCCACCGGCTGCCTCCGCGCTATGTGGAGAAGCTCCAGCGCTACCGGCGCGGGCCCGGCGTCTTCAAGGTGGACTGGGCGCTCTCCGGCCCCATCCCCTGGCGCGCCCCCGGCTGCGCTCGCGCGGGCACCGTGCACCTGGGCGGCACGCTGGAGGAGCTCGCCGCGAGCGAGGCCGCCGTGGCACGCGGCGAGGTGCCCGAGCGCCCCTACGTGCTCGTGGCCCAGCACACGCCCTTCGACCCGAGCCGCGCGCCGCCGGGACAGCACACGGGCTGGGCCTACTGCCACGTGCCCAACGGCTGCACCGAGGACATGACGTCGCGCATCGAGGCCCAGTTGGAGCGCTTCGCCCCGGGCTTCGGCGCGCGCGTCCTCGCCCGGCACACGCGCTCGCCCGCGCAGTACGAGGCCTACAACCCGAACTTCCTCGGCGGGGACATCTCCGGCGGCGCCATGGAGGGCCTGCAACTGCTCGCCCGGCCCGTGGCGAGCCTCGTGCCCTATGCCACGCCGGACCCGCGCCTCTACCTGTGCTCGGCCTCCACGCCGCCGGGAGCGGGCGTGCATGGCCTGTGCGGCTTCCTCGCCGCGCGCGCCCTGCTCGCGAGCGAGGTGTGGCGCAAGGGATAG